In Paracoccus fistulariae, a single window of DNA contains:
- the mutT gene encoding 8-oxo-dGTP diphosphatase MutT encodes MKTVLVAAVALIDPDGRVLLAQRPEGKSMAGLWEFPGGKVEPGETPEAALIRELHEELGIETWTSCLAPLTFASHSYDDFHLLMPVFACRKWQGIVTPQEGQRLAWVRAADLRSYEMPPADIPLIPALQMWL; translated from the coding sequence GTGAAGACGGTTCTGGTCGCCGCCGTTGCGCTGATCGATCCTGACGGGCGCGTGCTTCTGGCACAGCGCCCCGAGGGGAAATCCATGGCCGGTCTGTGGGAATTTCCCGGCGGCAAGGTCGAGCCGGGCGAAACGCCCGAGGCTGCGCTGATCCGTGAGTTGCACGAGGAACTGGGGATCGAAACCTGGACCAGTTGCCTTGCGCCGCTGACCTTTGCCAGCCACAGCTATGATGATTTCCACCTGCTGATGCCGGTCTTTGCGTGCCGCAAGTGGCAGGGCATCGTGACCCCGCAAGAGGGGCAGAGGCTGGCCTGGGTCCGCGCCGCCGATCTGCGCAGCTATGAGATGCCACCGGCGGATATTCCGCTGATCCCAGCCTTGCAAATGTGGCTGTGA
- a CDS encoding RNA-binding protein translates to MSRGGRDKDRTQPERRCIVTGDVQPTQGLIRFVVGPDGMIIPDLAQKLPGRGIWVVADKAAIDKAAAKGLFSRAAKMQVTTPDGLAELVEAGQARRVVDLVSLARKSGKAVAGFEKVKGWLADGVAKVLLQASDGSERGKGKLWTPKGGRWFGCLTASELGLSFGRDHVIHGALAAGGLTDKVILEAGRLTGLRGHDGSNSAVGKE, encoded by the coding sequence GTGAGCCGCGGCGGACGTGACAAGGACCGGACGCAGCCCGAACGGCGCTGCATCGTCACCGGCGACGTGCAGCCCACCCAGGGGCTGATCCGGTTCGTCGTCGGGCCTGACGGGATGATCATTCCCGATCTGGCCCAGAAGCTGCCGGGGCGAGGAATCTGGGTCGTGGCCGACAAGGCCGCGATCGACAAGGCCGCTGCGAAAGGATTGTTTTCGCGTGCGGCGAAGATGCAAGTCACGACCCCTGACGGTCTGGCCGAGCTTGTCGAAGCGGGTCAGGCAAGACGGGTGGTCGATCTGGTCTCTCTGGCCCGGAAATCGGGCAAGGCGGTGGCCGGATTCGAGAAGGTGAAAGGCTGGCTGGCCGATGGTGTGGCAAAGGTTTTGTTGCAGGCCTCGGACGGATCAGAACGAGGAAAAGGCAAGTTATGGACGCCCAAGGGCGGACGCTGGTTCGGTTGCCTGACGGCATCAGAATTGGGTTTGTCCTTTGGCCGCGATCATGTCATACACGGCGCGCTTGCGGCGGGTGGCCTGACGGACAAGGTGATCTTGGAAGCCGGCAGACTGACGGGTCTGCGCGGGCATGACGGCAGCAATTCGGCTGTCGGGAAGGAATGA
- the pip gene encoding prolyl aminopeptidase has translation MDRMAEQNAVSHGRLYPTGEPFATHRMPVGDGHVLYVEECGHPDGVPVVVLHGGPGGGCSPFMRRFFDPAHYRIVLFDQRGCGRSRPTASVEANTTQHLIRDIEEIRQKLGISSWLLFGGSWGATLALAYAQAHPDHVTGLILRGVFLGTQAELDWFYGGGVARFFPDQWARFRDHIPAEEQGDMIAAYHKRLFDDDPLVQARFALPWLIWENALAGLQSSPVSHAPPDYARAFARLENHYFLNNCFLDEGQLLRDRHKIAHLPAAIVQGRYDMVCPPQSAWRLSKGWDACDLRLIPASGHALSEPRIASELVNVMNGLRRTEI, from the coding sequence ATGGATCGAATGGCAGAACAAAACGCCGTGTCACATGGCCGTCTTTATCCCACGGGCGAACCCTTTGCGACTCACCGCATGCCGGTCGGCGACGGGCATGTGCTTTATGTCGAGGAATGCGGCCATCCCGACGGGGTGCCGGTGGTGGTACTGCATGGCGGACCGGGCGGCGGCTGCAGCCCCTTCATGCGCCGTTTCTTTGATCCGGCGCATTATCGCATCGTGCTGTTCGATCAGCGCGGCTGTGGCCGATCACGCCCGACGGCCTCGGTCGAGGCGAACACGACACAGCACCTGATCCGCGATATCGAAGAGATCCGCCAGAAGCTGGGCATTTCCAGCTGGCTACTCTTTGGCGGCAGTTGGGGGGCAACGCTGGCGCTGGCCTATGCGCAGGCGCATCCGGATCACGTGACCGGGCTGATTCTGCGCGGCGTGTTTCTGGGCACGCAGGCCGAGCTTGACTGGTTCTATGGCGGCGGCGTCGCGCGGTTCTTTCCCGATCAATGGGCACGGTTCCGCGATCATATCCCGGCCGAGGAACAGGGCGACATGATCGCCGCCTATCACAAGCGGCTGTTTGACGACGATCCCTTGGTGCAGGCGCGGTTCGCGCTGCCATGGCTGATCTGGGAAAATGCGCTGGCGGGTCTGCAATCCTCACCCGTCAGCCATGCGCCCCCCGATTACGCCCGCGCCTTTGCGCGGCTGGAAAACCACTATTTCCTCAACAATTGCTTTCTTGACGAGGGCCAACTGCTGCGCGACCGCCACAAGATCGCGCATCTGCCCGCCGCGATCGTCCAGGGGCGCTATGACATGGTTTGCCCACCGCAAAGCGCCTGGCGACTGTCCAAGGGATGGGACGCCTGCGATCTGCGCCTGATCCCGGCATCCGGCCACGCCCTGTCCGAACCCCGCATCGCGAGCGAACTGGTGAACGTGATGAACGGGCTGCGCCGGACCGAAATCTGA
- a CDS encoding peptidylprolyl isomerase: protein MLKPSLLAAVMVALPLMAPVQVLAQDQSADTVVATVNGQDITLGQMIVMRQSIQDPSVADLSDQDLWDMLLEQLVRQAVMAGEGKENAAIRAQLELQRRNTLATEAVAALAETAPTQDEIKAAYDRLFGEAEPVKEYSAAHILVATEDEAKEIRQQLEDGADFGELAAQKSQDNSSQNKGDLGWFSADMMVEPFANAVEALENGQISDPVQSDFGWHVIRLNETRMREVPKMEEVQTEVEQFVRRENLEAAVERLVGEAKVEKAEGIPAGAMNDTALLEAE, encoded by the coding sequence ATGCTCAAACCATCGCTACTGGCCGCTGTCATGGTCGCGCTGCCGCTGATGGCACCTGTTCAGGTGCTGGCGCAGGATCAAAGCGCGGATACGGTTGTCGCGACCGTGAACGGTCAGGACATCACCCTGGGCCAGATGATCGTGATGCGGCAGTCGATCCAGGACCCCTCGGTCGCCGATCTGTCCGATCAGGATCTGTGGGACATGCTTCTGGAACAGCTGGTGCGGCAGGCGGTCATGGCCGGCGAGGGCAAGGAAAACGCCGCCATCCGCGCGCAGCTGGAACTGCAGCGCCGCAATACGCTGGCGACCGAAGCCGTCGCCGCGCTTGCCGAAACCGCCCCGACTCAGGATGAGATCAAGGCCGCCTATGACCGCCTGTTCGGCGAGGCAGAGCCGGTCAAGGAATATTCCGCCGCCCATATCCTTGTCGCCACCGAGGATGAGGCGAAAGAGATCAGGCAGCAGTTGGAGGATGGCGCCGATTTCGGCGAACTGGCCGCCCAGAAATCGCAGGACAATTCCAGCCAGAACAAGGGCGATCTGGGCTGGTTCTCGGCCGATATGATGGTCGAGCCCTTTGCCAATGCGGTCGAGGCGTTGGAAAACGGCCAGATCTCTGATCCTGTGCAAAGCGATTTCGGCTGGCATGTGATCCGGCTGAACGAGACCCGCATGCGCGAGGTGCCGAAGATGGAAGAGGTGCAGACCGAGGTCGAGCAATTCGTGCGCCGCGAAAATCTGGAAGCCGCGGTCGAGCGTCTGGTGGGTGAGGCCAAGGTCGAAAAGGCCGAGGGCATCCCGGCCGGGGCGATGAATGACACCGCGCTGCTGGAGGCCGAATAA
- a CDS encoding glycosyltransferase 61 family protein: MKTAAAQWLGHLSSKTFARLSGRRFEFDRTPPFKPTRAGKRVPCRPALFDPEHLSRVTQCAFGASLDDLHKVMTADHYIENPLETLELTDAIVIGGVIFADGKALIHSKFVHPGLGDVVKSTPVMDDTVLINSMPGLRYFGHWLGDDTTAFEAYRQHPGLVSLPLPSWDNVPVYAGLFDHNWDQRMVLRSRKLTLVRDLGFSLDKADRYRTLRDRLRQNFGSLPENRSKVVFLRRGPSGDPRQIVNSSELERRLDAAGVQIVTAEGDTHQLIADMLDATIIISIEGSQDRHASYNLRDGGGMLSLLPPDRFYVSTHEWVRNLELNSGIVIGHAAEGGITIDPDEVLAMIDKLLARIETLDAV, from the coding sequence ATGAAGACAGCAGCGGCGCAATGGCTTGGGCATCTTTCAAGCAAGACCTTCGCGCGCTTGTCCGGGCGCCGTTTCGAGTTCGACCGGACGCCCCCCTTCAAGCCAACCCGTGCAGGCAAGCGCGTTCCCTGTAGGCCAGCACTGTTTGATCCAGAGCACCTGTCCCGCGTTACACAATGTGCTTTCGGCGCCTCTCTGGATGACCTGCACAAGGTGATGACTGCAGATCACTATATCGAAAACCCGCTGGAAACACTGGAATTGACCGACGCCATCGTCATAGGCGGTGTCATTTTTGCCGATGGCAAAGCGCTGATCCATTCTAAATTCGTGCATCCTGGCCTTGGCGACGTCGTCAAATCCACTCCGGTGATGGATGACACGGTATTAATCAACTCCATGCCCGGTCTGCGCTATTTCGGACATTGGCTAGGCGACGACACCACTGCCTTTGAAGCGTACCGTCAACATCCAGGCCTTGTGTCCTTACCATTACCGTCATGGGACAATGTGCCGGTATACGCGGGGCTGTTCGATCACAATTGGGATCAGCGGATGGTGCTTCGCAGCCGTAAGCTGACACTGGTGCGCGATCTTGGTTTCAGCCTCGACAAGGCGGATCGCTATCGCACCCTACGTGATCGCCTGCGCCAGAATTTCGGCAGCCTCCCGGAAAATCGGTCAAAGGTCGTCTTCCTGCGCCGTGGTCCAAGTGGAGATCCAAGGCAGATCGTAAACTCGTCAGAATTGGAACGGCGCCTCGATGCTGCAGGTGTCCAAATCGTAACAGCGGAGGGCGATACACATCAGTTGATCGCGGATATGCTGGACGCCACCATCATTATTAGCATCGAGGGCAGTCAGGATCGGCACGCGAGCTACAATCTGCGCGATGGCGGAGGCATGCTGAGCCTGTTGCCGCCAGATAGGTTCTATGTCTCGACCCACGAATGGGTTCGCAACCTCGAACTCAATAGTGGTATTGTCATCGGTCACGCAGCCGAGGGCGGAATCACAATCGATCCAGATGAAGTTCTGGCTATGATCGACAAACTGCTGGCCCGTATCGAAACCCTCGACGCGGTTTAA
- the nusA gene encoding transcription termination factor NusA translates to MAITSANQLELLQTAEAVAREKMIEPELVIEAMEDSLARAAKSRYGAEMDIRVKIDRKTGNATFTRVRTVVEDELVENYQAEFTRDQAKPYFEAQRDPANFWSREGERLADYAGGPQIGDIFQEQVPPVELGRIAAQSAKQVILQRVREAERDRQYEEFKDRANTIINGVVKREEYGNIIVDVGRGEAILRRNEKIGRESYRPNDRIRAFVKDVRRESRGPQIFLSRTDPQFMAELFKMEVPEIYDGIIDIKAVARDPGSRAKIAVISYDNSIDPVGACVGMRGSRVQAVVGELQGEKIDIIPWNEDQATFLVNALQPAEVTKVVFDEEANKIEVVVPDEQLSLAIGRRGQNVRLASQLTGLDIDILTEEEESKRRQAEFNARTKLFMEALDLDEFFAQLLVAEGFTDLEEVAYVDQDELLTIEGVDEGTAEELQARARDVLEARNKAALDNARALGVEDSLVEFEGLTPQMIEALAKDDIKTLEDFATCADWELAGGWTTVDGQRVKDDGLLEAFDVSLEEAQNLIMTARVSLGWVDPAELEETVEETEENDVEAGA, encoded by the coding sequence ATGGCAATCACCTCTGCCAACCAGCTGGAACTGCTGCAAACGGCCGAAGCCGTTGCGCGCGAGAAGATGATCGAACCGGAACTGGTCATCGAAGCGATGGAGGACAGTCTGGCCCGTGCCGCCAAGTCGCGTTACGGCGCCGAGATGGACATCCGCGTCAAGATCGACCGCAAGACCGGCAATGCCACCTTCACCCGCGTGCGCACCGTCGTCGAGGATGAACTGGTCGAGAATTATCAGGCCGAATTCACCCGCGATCAGGCCAAACCCTATTTCGAAGCGCAGCGCGATCCGGCGAATTTCTGGAGCCGCGAGGGCGAGCGTCTGGCCGATTATGCCGGTGGCCCTCAGATCGGCGATATTTTCCAGGAGCAGGTTCCGCCTGTCGAACTGGGCCGTATCGCGGCGCAATCCGCCAAGCAGGTCATCCTGCAGCGTGTCCGCGAGGCCGAGCGTGACCGTCAATACGAAGAATTCAAGGATCGCGCCAACACCATCATCAATGGCGTCGTCAAGCGCGAGGAATACGGCAATATCATCGTCGATGTCGGCCGGGGCGAGGCGATCCTGCGCCGCAATGAAAAGATCGGTCGCGAAAGCTATCGTCCGAATGACCGCATCCGCGCCTTTGTAAAGGATGTGCGCCGCGAATCGCGCGGTCCGCAGATTTTCCTGTCGCGCACCGATCCGCAATTCATGGCTGAACTGTTCAAGATGGAGGTGCCCGAAATCTATGACGGCATCATCGACATCAAGGCCGTCGCGCGCGACCCGGGCAGCCGTGCGAAAATCGCCGTGATCAGCTATGACAACAGCATCGACCCCGTGGGCGCCTGCGTCGGCATGCGCGGCAGCCGCGTTCAGGCGGTAGTCGGTGAATTGCAGGGCGAAAAGATCGACATCATCCCGTGGAATGAGGATCAGGCCACCTTCCTGGTGAACGCGCTGCAGCCGGCCGAGGTGACCAAGGTCGTCTTTGACGAGGAAGCCAACAAGATCGAAGTCGTGGTTCCCGACGAACAGCTGTCGCTGGCCATTGGCCGTCGCGGCCAGAACGTGCGACTGGCCAGCCAGTTGACTGGCCTCGATATCGACATCCTCACCGAGGAAGAGGAATCAAAGCGTCGTCAGGCCGAATTCAACGCCCGGACCAAGCTGTTCATGGAAGCGCTTGATCTGGATGAATTCTTTGCCCAGCTTCTGGTGGCGGAAGGCTTTACCGACCTGGAAGAGGTCGCCTATGTCGATCAGGACGAACTGCTGACCATCGAAGGCGTCGACGAGGGCACCGCAGAAGAGTTGCAGGCCCGCGCCCGCGACGTTCTGGAAGCCCGCAACAAGGCCGCCTTGGACAATGCCCGCGCCCTTGGGGTCGAGGACAGCCTGGTTGAATTCGAAGGCCTGACACCCCAGATGATTGAGGCGCTGGCAAAGGACGACATCAAGACGCTGGAAGATTTCGCGACCTGCGCCGACTGGGAACTGGCCGGTGGCTGGACCACGGTCGACGGCCAGCGCGTCAAGGATGACGGTCTGCTGGAAGCCTTTGACGTTTCGCTGGAAGAAGCGCAAAATCTGATCATGACCGCGCGCGTCAGCCTTGGTTGGGTCGATCCCGCAGAACTGGAAGAGACTGTCGAAGAAACCGAGGAAAACGACGTGGAGGCCGGGGCCTGA
- the rimP gene encoding ribosome maturation factor RimP, translating into MSNDLIAKTAIDRRLAEIISPVIEDLGFELVRIRLQGGNTATLQIMADRPDGGINVDDCGDISVAVSAALDVEDPIEDAYHLEVSSPGIDRPLTRLKDFETFEGYEVRLETNQAIDSRKRWKGVLAGVEGDEVLLNIDENGESQTIGLNFDWLSDAKLVLTDELIREMLRQKKEAGVEIDNLDESAFDAIETEDDNEAGADGATAKE; encoded by the coding sequence ATGTCGAACGACCTGATCGCCAAGACCGCCATTGACCGGCGCCTGGCCGAGATCATCTCTCCGGTGATCGAGGATCTGGGCTTCGAACTGGTGCGTATCCGCCTGCAGGGCGGCAATACGGCGACCCTTCAGATCATGGCCGACCGCCCGGATGGCGGCATCAATGTCGATGATTGCGGCGATATTTCCGTCGCCGTCAGCGCCGCCCTGGATGTCGAGGACCCGATCGAGGATGCCTATCACCTGGAGGTGTCCAGCCCCGGTATCGACCGACCGCTGACCCGGCTCAAGGATTTCGAAACCTTCGAGGGCTACGAGGTCAGGCTGGAAACCAATCAGGCCATCGACAGCCGCAAACGCTGGAAAGGCGTTCTGGCGGGTGTCGAGGGTGATGAGGTTCTGCTGAATATCGACGAAAATGGCGAATCGCAGACCATCGGGCTGAATTTCGACTGGCTCAGCGATGCCAAGCTGGTCCTGACCGACGAGCTGATTCGCGAAATGCTGCGTCAGAAGAAGGAAGCGGGGGTCGAAATCGACAATCTCGACGAATCCGCCTTTGACGCGATTGAAACCGAAGATGACAACGAAGCGGGCGCGGACGGCGCCACTGCCAAGGAGTAA
- the argJ gene encoding bifunctional glutamate N-acetyltransferase/amino-acid acetyltransferase ArgJ, with translation MGKAGLPVSPLAPTSFPDLPVIEGVEFASGAAGVKYQGRTDVTLIRIAEGSSIAGAFTKSSTRAACILDNQDKLARGKDDKAGAAIIVNSGNANAFTGARGRESVTAVTGAVAQALDLPEGRVYSSSTGVIGEPLPHARIIAIIGDLATGLDQGGAADAARAIMTTDTFPKGASATIAADGGDIHIAGIAKGSGMIAPDMATMLVYIFTDARIAPTLLQQALDRGLSSTFNAITVDSDTSTSDALILAATGRSPAAEITDLASADGQAFVTALHGVMRDLAQLVVRDGEGATKFVEIQVTGAASDGDAHRVAMSIANSPLVKTAIAGEDANWGRIVAAVGKSGAKADRDLLTIRFGDMVVAENGWRAPDYDEDKTSAYMKNSELVIGVDLGLGQGARTVWTCDLTHGYIDINADYRS, from the coding sequence ATGGGCAAGGCCGGACTTCCCGTCTCTCCTCTGGCGCCGACGTCCTTCCCGGATCTGCCGGTCATTGAAGGCGTCGAATTTGCCAGTGGCGCGGCCGGGGTCAAATATCAGGGTCGCACCGATGTGACGCTGATCCGCATCGCGGAAGGCTCTTCGATTGCCGGGGCGTTCACGAAATCCTCGACCCGTGCGGCCTGCATCCTGGACAATCAGGACAAGCTGGCCCGGGGCAAGGATGACAAGGCCGGGGCCGCGATCATCGTCAATTCCGGCAATGCCAACGCCTTTACTGGCGCGCGGGGCCGGGAATCGGTGACGGCTGTGACCGGCGCGGTGGCGCAGGCGCTGGACTTGCCCGAGGGCCGGGTCTATTCCTCCTCGACCGGCGTGATCGGAGAGCCGCTGCCCCATGCTCGCATCATCGCGATCATCGGCGATCTGGCCACGGGTCTGGATCAGGGTGGCGCGGCCGATGCGGCCCGCGCGATCATGACCACCGACACCTTTCCCAAGGGTGCTTCCGCAACAATCGCGGCGGATGGGGGCGATATCCACATCGCCGGGATCGCCAAGGGCTCTGGCATGATCGCGCCGGATATGGCGACCATGCTGGTCTATATCTTCACCGATGCCCGCATCGCGCCGACGCTGCTGCAACAGGCGCTGGATCGCGGGCTGTCTTCGACCTTCAACGCGATCACGGTGGACAGCGATACCTCGACCTCGGATGCGCTGATCCTCGCGGCCACCGGACGCAGCCCGGCGGCAGAGATCACCGATCTGGCTTCGGCGGATGGGCAGGCCTTCGTGACCGCGCTGCATGGCGTCATGCGCGATCTGGCCCAGCTTGTGGTGCGCGATGGTGAAGGGGCGACGAAATTCGTCGAAATTCAGGTCACAGGCGCGGCATCTGACGGGGATGCCCATAGGGTCGCCATGTCCATCGCCAATTCGCCGCTGGTCAAGACCGCAATCGCGGGCGAGGACGCGAATTGGGGCCGCATTGTCGCCGCAGTCGGCAAGTCGGGGGCCAAGGCCGACCGTGACCTGCTGACCATCCGCTTCGGCGATATGGTCGTGGCCGAAAACGGCTGGCGCGCGCCTGATTACGACGAGGACAAGACCAGCGCCTATATGAAGAACAGCGAGCTGGTGATCGGCGTCGATCTGGGTCTGGGGCAGGGTGCTCGCACCGTCTGGACCTGCGATCTGACCCACGGCTATATCGACATCAACGCGGATTACCGATCGTGA
- the infB gene encoding translation initiation factor IF-2, which produces MSDKDEKRTLGVGGGSGRSGQVKQSFSHGRTKSVVVETKRKRVVVPKTGAQQGAASADKAKSPMVAKHAGDPSKRPAGISEAEMERRLKALAAAKAREVEEAAARAAEEKAREEERERRRAEAEAKEREEREREEALKAKAEEDERRAREAEERAKRKDEPKKEQPRAAKPAAGGARAPAQDQASIEAAAARAETKGVSAGGARKTDRDRGDRGAADRDSRGKGARDDNRRSGKLSLSQALDGEGGRQRSLAAMKRKQDRARQKATGGGQRVEKQVRDVQLPETIVVSELANRMAERAADVVKSLMKMGMMVSMNQPIDADTAELVIDEFGHRAVRVSDADVEQVIDTIEDKAEDLQTRPPVITIMGHVDHGKTSLLDAIRNANVVSGEAGGITQHIGAYQVKTESGAVLSFLDTPGHAAFTSMRARGAQVTDIVVLVVAADDAVMPQTVEAISHAKAAGVPMIVAINKIDKPAADINKVRTDLLQHEVVVEKMSGEVQDVEVSAKTGQGLDELLEAIALQAEILELTANPKRAAQGAVIEAQLDVGRGPVATVLVQNGTLRRGDIFVVGEQWGKVRALINDKGDRVEEAGPSVPVEVLGLNGTPEAGDVLNVVETEAQAREIADYRVQQAKDKRAAAGAATTLEQLMAKAKADESVSELPVVVKADVQGSAEAIVQALEKIGNDEVRVRVLHYGVGAITESDIGLAEASGAPVIGFNVRANAPARNAANQKGVEIRYYSIIYDLVDDIKAAASGLLSAEVRENFIGYAEIKEVFKVTGVGKVAGCLVTEGVARRSAGVRLLRDNVVIHEGTLKTLKRFKDEVKEVQSGQECGMAFENYDDIRPQDVIEIFEREEVERSL; this is translated from the coding sequence ATGAGCGACAAAGACGAAAAAAGGACTCTGGGTGTCGGCGGCGGAAGCGGCCGGTCCGGTCAGGTCAAGCAAAGTTTCAGCCATGGCCGCACCAAAAGCGTGGTCGTCGAAACCAAGCGCAAGCGTGTCGTGGTTCCCAAGACGGGCGCGCAGCAGGGTGCTGCCTCGGCCGACAAGGCCAAATCCCCCATGGTCGCCAAACATGCAGGCGACCCCTCGAAACGTCCCGCAGGCATCTCTGAAGCCGAAATGGAGCGCCGCCTGAAGGCTTTGGCCGCCGCGAAAGCGCGCGAAGTCGAAGAGGCCGCCGCCCGCGCCGCCGAGGAAAAGGCCCGCGAGGAAGAACGCGAGCGTCGCCGCGCCGAGGCCGAGGCCAAGGAACGCGAAGAGCGCGAGCGCGAAGAAGCGCTGAAGGCCAAGGCCGAAGAGGACGAGCGCCGCGCGCGCGAGGCCGAGGAACGTGCCAAGCGCAAGGATGAGCCGAAGAAAGAGCAGCCCCGCGCGGCCAAGCCCGCAGCAGGTGGTGCACGCGCGCCGGCGCAGGATCAGGCCTCGATCGAAGCCGCCGCCGCCCGCGCCGAAACCAAGGGCGTGTCTGCGGGCGGCGCCCGCAAGACCGACCGCGACCGTGGCGATCGTGGCGCAGCCGACCGCGATTCCCGCGGCAAGGGCGCCCGCGATGACAACCGCCGTTCGGGCAAGCTGTCGCTGAGCCAGGCTCTGGACGGTGAAGGCGGGCGTCAACGCTCGCTGGCGGCGATGAAGCGCAAGCAGGACCGCGCCCGCCAGAAGGCGACCGGCGGCGGCCAGCGCGTCGAAAAGCAGGTGCGCGATGTGCAGTTGCCCGAAACTATCGTCGTGTCGGAACTGGCGAACCGGATGGCCGAACGTGCCGCCGATGTCGTCAAGTCGCTGATGAAAATGGGCATGATGGTTTCCATGAACCAGCCCATCGACGCCGATACCGCCGAACTGGTCATCGACGAATTCGGCCACCGCGCCGTCCGCGTCTCGGATGCCGATGTGGAGCAGGTGATCGACACGATCGAGGACAAGGCCGAAGATCTGCAGACGCGGCCCCCGGTCATCACGATCATGGGTCACGTCGATCACGGCAAGACCTCGCTTCTGGATGCGATCCGCAATGCCAATGTCGTCTCGGGCGAGGCCGGCGGGATCACCCAGCATATCGGCGCCTATCAGGTGAAAACCGAATCCGGCGCGGTGCTGAGCTTCCTTGACACGCCCGGCCACGCCGCCTTCACCTCGATGCGTGCCCGTGGTGCGCAGGTGACGGATATCGTGGTGCTGGTGGTGGCGGCTGATGACGCGGTGATGCCGCAGACGGTCGAGGCGATCAGCCATGCCAAGGCGGCTGGTGTGCCGATGATCGTTGCCATCAACAAGATCGACAAGCCCGCAGCCGATATCAACAAGGTGCGCACCGATCTGCTGCAGCATGAAGTCGTCGTCGAAAAGATGTCGGGTGAGGTGCAGGATGTCGAGGTGTCTGCCAAGACCGGCCAGGGTCTGGACGAATTGCTGGAGGCCATCGCGCTGCAGGCAGAGATCCTGGAACTGACCGCCAATCCCAAGCGTGCCGCACAGGGCGCCGTGATCGAAGCGCAGCTTGACGTGGGTCGCGGCCCGGTGGCGACGGTTCTGGTGCAGAACGGCACCCTGCGTCGCGGCGATATCTTCGTCGTGGGCGAGCAGTGGGGTAAAGTCCGCGCCCTGATCAATGACAAGGGCGACCGCGTTGAAGAGGCCGGTCCCTCGGTCCCGGTCGAGGTTCTGGGCCTGAACGGCACGCCGGAAGCAGGCGATGTGCTGAACGTGGTCGAAACCGAGGCGCAGGCCCGCGAGATCGCGGATTACCGCGTCCAGCAGGCCAAGGACAAGCGCGCGGCTGCCGGTGCGGCGACCACGCTGGAACAGCTGATGGCCAAGGCCAAGGCGGATGAAAGCGTGTCCGAACTGCCCGTGGTGGTGAAAGCCGACGTGCAGGGCTCGGCCGAGGCGATCGTTCAGGCGCTGGAGAAGATCGGCAATGATGAGGTGCGCGTCCGCGTGCTGCATTACGGTGTCGGCGCCATCACCGAATCCGATATCGGCCTGGCCGAAGCCTCGGGTGCGCCGGTGATCGGCTTCAACGTCCGCGCCAATGCCCCGGCCCGCAATGCCGCCAACCAGAAGGGGGTCGAGATCCGCTATTACTCGATCATCTACGATCTGGTGGATGACATCAAAGCGGCGGCCTCGGGTCTCTTGTCGGCCGAAGTCCGTGAAAACTTCATCGGCTATGCCGAGATCAAGGAAGTCTTCAAGGTCACCGGCGTCGGCAAGGTTGCAGGCTGTCTGGTCACCGAAGGCGTTGCCCGCCGCAGCGCCGGTGTGCGCCTGCTGCGCGATAACGTGGTGATCCATGAAGGCACGCTGAAGACGCTGAAGCGCTTCAAGGATGAGGTCAAAGAGGTGCAGTCCGGTCAGGAATGCGGCATGGCCTTTGAAAATTACGACGATATACGCCCGCAGGATGTTATCGAAATCTTCGAACGCGAAGAGGTCGAACGCTCGCTGTAA